The genomic window CCCCTCGCAGCGAAGCTCCGCCGCCCCGGGTGCCGCTCCGGCGCGCGCTGCCCGGACGCGCATTCCCTGCCGACAGACATGGCGGGTAGCATAGCGGCGTGCCCGGGAGCCCCGACATCGAGCCCGATCGCGCCGCGCCGGCGACCCGAGCGCCCTGATGCCGCTCCACCCGAAGCTCTGGGCGGGCCTCGTGCCGAACGGCCTCGGCCAGGTGAAGCCCGACCACTACGGCGACATGCTGCGCGTGCTGTGGCGCAACCGCGACCAGCTCCCCTTCGCATGGCGCATCCTGCGCGACGGGGTGTGCGACGGCTGCGCGCTCGGCACGAGCGGCCTCCACGACTGGACGATGGACGGCATCCACCTGTGCATGGTGCGCCTCGAGCTCCTGCGCATGAACACGATGGGCCCGCTCGATCCCACCCGCCTCGCCGGCGCCGCCGCGCTCACGGGCCTCGACAACCGCGCGCTCCGCGACCTCGGCCGGCTCCCGGTGCCGATGCGGCGTGGCCACGGCGAGCCCGGCTTCACGCCGGTCTCCTGGGACGAGGCGCTCGCCGAGGTCGCCGCGACGGTGCGTGCCGCGCGCGCCGGGGGACCGGAGGGCGGCCGCCGCCTGGCTTTCTACCTGACCTCGCGCGGCGTCACCAACGAGACCTACTACGTCGCCCAGAAGGTGGCGCGCGCGCTCGGGACGAACCACGTGGACAACGCGGCTCGCATCTGCCACGCGCCGAGCACCGTGGCGCTGCGCCAGGCGCTCGGTGTCGCGGCTTCGACCTGCTCCTACCGGGACTGGCTCGAGGCCGACTGGATCGTGTTCTTCGGAAGCGACGTCCCGAACAACCAGCCGGTCACCACCAAGTACCTCTACTACGCCCGGACCCGCGCGAAGGCCCCGGGATCCGACCGCCGCGAGGGCGCGAAGGTCGCGGTCGTGAACCCGCTGCGCGAGCCGGGCCTCGAGCGCTACTGGGTCCCCTCGGTCTTCGAGAGCGCCGTCTTCGGAACGAAGCTCTGCGACGACTGGTTCCCGGTCCACACCGGGGGCGACCGCGCCTTCCTGACCGGCGTCCTGAAGGAGCTCGCCGCGACGGGCGGCATCGACGAGCGCTTCGTGGCCGCGCACACGAGCGGCTTCGAGGCCGTGCGCGCGCAGGCCGAGGCGGCCGGCTGGGACGAGCTCGAGCGCGAGTCGGGCGCCTCGCGCGACGACATGCGCCGCTTCGCCGACCGCTACCGTGCGGCCCGCCGCGTGGTCTTCGTCTGGAGCATGGGGATCACGCAGCACGTCGAGGGCGTCGACAACGTGCGCGCGATCGTGAACCTGGCGCTGGCGCGCGGGATGATCGGGCGGCCCGGCTGCGGGCTCATGCCGATCCGCGGGCACAGCGGCGTGCAGGGCGGTGCCGAGGTGGGGTGCGTGCCGAACGCCTTCCCGGGCGCCGTCGCGGTGGATCCCGAGGGCGCCCGGCGGATGGAGGCGCACTGGGGCTTCGCCCCGCCCGCGTGGCCGGGGCTGCCCGCCGGACAGATGGTGGAGGCGGCGCACGCGGGGGCGCTCGACCTCCTCTGGTGCGTCGGCGGCAACTTCGTCGAGACGCTGCCGGACCCGGCGTGGGTGCGCGAGGCGCTCGCGCGCGTGCCGCTGCGCGTGCACCAGGACGTGGTGGTGTCGCCCACGATGCTCGTGGACCCGGCGCCCGGCGGCGCCGTGCTGCTGCTGCCGGCCACGACCCGCTACGAGCAGCCGGGCGGGGGCACCGAGACGACCACCGAGCGGCGCATCGTCTTCTCGCCCGAGATCCCGGGGCGCCGCATCGGCGAGGCGCGCGCGGAGTGGCAGGTCTTCCTCGACCTCCTCGAGCGGGTGGACCCGGCGCTCGCGGAGCGCACGGGCTTCGCCGACGCCGCCGCGATCCGTGCCGAGATCGGGCGCGTCGTACCCGACTACGCCGGCATCGAGCAGCTCGCGCAGAAGGGCGATCAGCTCCAATGGGGCGGCCCGCGCCTGTGCGAGCGCGACGGCGCGCCGTGGTTCCCGACGCCGGACGGCCGCGCCCGCTTCGCGCCCGTTCCGCTCGCGCTGCGCCCGGAGGCGGCCGGCGAGGAGCCCATCCCGCCCGGCCGCTTCCGCGTGAGCACCCGGCGCGGCAAGCAGTTCAATTCGATGCTCTGGAGCGAGCGCGATCCGCTGACCGGCGCCGCGCGCGACGAGGTCCTGATCAGCGCCGCGGACGCCGCGCGGCTCGGGCTCGCGGAGGGCGCGCGCGTGCGCCTCGTCGCGCCCACGGGCGCACTCGAAGCGCGCGTGCGGGTGGCGCCGATCCGCCCCGGCAACCTCCAGGTGCACTGGCCCGAGGGCAACGTGCTGATCGCGCGCGACCGCTACGACCCCCGCTGCGGCGAGCCCGACTACAACGCGCTGGTCGCGCTGGAGCCGCTGTGAGGGATTCCGCGGCCGATCCCGCGCTCGAGCTGTGGCCCGCGCGGGTCGTCGTCGACGGCGCAGCGCACGAGCTGCCCGATCCGGTGGTGGTCGAGGAGCCGCTCGAGATCCAGGTGGGCGGGCAGCCGCTGGTGGTCACCATGCGCACCCCCGGCCACGACCGGGAGCTCGCCGCCGGCTGGCTCTTCGGCGAGGGACTGATCGAGACGCGCGAGGACCTGCTGGCGCTCGTAGACGGCGCCGCGGCGGGCCGTGCGAACGTGGTGGACGTGCGGCTGCGCGACGAGCGCGCGGTCGCGGCCGCACGGGCGGCGCGCGGTTTCCTCTCGGCCTCGGCCTGCGGCGTGTGCGGGAAGACCGCCATCGAGCACGTCTTCGCGCGCGGGCTCCCCGCGCTGCCCGGCGGCCGGCCGCAAGTCGCGCGCGCCTGGCTCGAGGGGCTTCCCGCGCGCATGCGCGCCGCGCAGCCGCTCTTCGCGCGCACGGGCGGCCTGCACGCAGCCGCCCTCTTCGCCGCAGGCGGAGAGCTCGCCGTGCTGCGCGAGGACGTGGGCCGCCACAACGCCGTCGACAAGCTCGTGGGCGAGCGCCTGCTCGCCGGCGCCCGGCTCGACGACGCCGTGCTCCTGCTCTCGGGCCGGGCCGGCTTCGAGATCGTGCAGAAGGCGGCGCGCGCCGGGATCGCGCTCGTGGCCGCGATGGGTGCCCCGTCGAGCCTGGCGCTGCGCGTGGCGGAGCGCAGCGGCATGACCCTGGTCGGCTTCCTGCGCCCCGGCCGCTTCAACCTCTACACCGGTTCGGGTCGGATCGAACCATGAGGCGTCTGGCCGTCGTGATCGCGGCCGCCGGCACCCTCGCCGCCCTCCTGGTGCTCGGCCACCTCGCGCTGATCGAGGTCGGGCGCGACGTGGTGACCCTGCGCACGCAGCGCGCCGACGGGAGCTGGCAGGAGACGCGGCTGTGGATCGTGGACGACGGCGGCTCGGCCTTCCTCCACAGCGGAGGCGCGGACTGGCGCGCGCGCTTCGCGGGGGATCCGGTCGTCGAGGTCGAGCGGAGCGGCACCAGGCGCCGCTACCGCGCCCACCCCGAGCCGGGCCCGCATCCCCGCATCCACCAGCTCCTGCGCGAGAAGTACGGCATCGCGGACCGCTGGGTGCGCTTGCTCGGACCCGACCGCGAGGACACGCTCGCCGTCCGGCTCGATCCGCTCGAGTGACCCCGCGCCGGCGGAAGCCGATCAGCGCCCGGGCGCGTCCTTCTCGAGCAGCGCGATCAGGTCGAAGGCGGAGAGCAGGCCCACGAGGGCCTCGTCGGTCGCGACGAGCACGCGGTGGACGCGGTGCGCACGCAGCGTCCGCGCAACCTCGGCCACGCTCGCATCGGGGGCCACGCTGATCACGTCGGGCGACATCGCCTCCGCGACCGTCCGGCTGGCGAGCCGGTCCTGGAAGTCCTCGGGCGCACCCTGCCAGTCGGGACCCGAGAACTCCTCGCTGTCGCGGAAGTAGTTGGTCTGTACCAGCGCGGTGTCGCGCTCCTCCTCGACGGCGCGCAGGAGGTCGCGCGCCGAGACGACACCGACCACGTGGCCGTCCTCGTCCACGACCGGCGCGCCGGAGATCTCCTCCTCGACGAAGAGGCGGTGGGCGTCGAGGAGCGACGCGGCCGCGTCGATCGTGACCACGTCGCGCTGCATCAGATCACGCGCCTTCATCGCTCTCCCTCCCCCGCCGGGTCCCTGCCGGACGGATCAATCCTCGCCACGCGGCAAGCCGCCGAGCTCCGGCTCCTCGGTCCAGCGGTCGCGCCGCTCGTCCCAGCTTCCGCCGCGCCGCACCGCACACGCGAAGCAGAGGAACTGCTCCGGCGAGATGGCGAAGGTCCGATCGCGTCCCGGCGCGATCTCGGCGCCGCACAGGACGCAGCGGGTGAGCTCCCGACTCTCCGAGCTGCGCATCCGGATCTCCTTCCCGGCGATGCCGGGTGGAGTTGCAAGACGCATGCCGCATCCCGGGCGACTCGCGGCGTCCTGCCTTCTGCAAACCGCGCAGCTTGGCCTCACGGCGAGACGTTTCGACGCACTCGTGGGTCGAGGAGCGGCGCTCTACCGGTCGTCGCCCGCAGCGGCGCCGTCGTCCACCTCGAGCGCGCCCTCGCCGCGCGCCACCCGCAGGTGGTCGCGCGCGATGTCGAGCTCGCCGCGCAGAACGGTGTAGGCTCGGCGCTGCACGCGCTCGCGCTGGCGCCAGCGGCTCGCCTCCTGCTCGGCCTCGCGCAGGGCCGCGCCGAGCCGGCGCACCTCGTCCTCGGCGGCGTCCACGCGCTGGCGCAGGAACGCGTGCTCCGAGGGGTCCACGCGGACGGCGGCGGCCGCCTTCTCGGCGTGCGCCAGCTCCTCGCGCAGGCGTGCCGTCTCGCGGCCCGCCTGCTCGCGGTCGGCCTCGAAGCCGTCGAGGCGGGCGCGCAGGCGCGCGGCCTCCTCCTCGCGGGAGCGGGCCTGGGCCTCGAGCTCCTTCAGGCGTGCCTCGAGCGGCGCGCGCTCCTCCTGGGCCGCGAAGGCGCGCTTGCGCGCCTTGTCGAGCTTGCGGCGCAGCTCGCCGAGCTCGTCCTGCCGGCCACGGCCCGCGCGCGCGGTGGCCTCCGCCTCGGCGCGCGCGGCGGCGAGCGCCTCGCCGAGGCGCGCGGCCTCGCCCTCGGCGCCCGTGCGCCGCGTGCGCTCGCCGCGCCAGCCGACGAACGCAACGGCCGCCGCGAGCGCGGCCAGCAACGCCACCACCAGCAGGGCTCCGGAGGATCCGTCCATGGGCGCGCGAAGGTATCACCGCGAAGCGCGCGCGGCCCGGTCCTGCGGCTCGTGCCAGGCCGGCGACGCCCACGCGCGCTCCTGGATCGTGCGCGGGACGGCCGGGTCGCAGCAGCCGCCGAAGCCCTCGGGCGGCGCGCCGGCCGAGCACGTGATGCCGGCTCGGCGACAGGCGAGCGTGTGCCAGCGGCAGGTCGGGGTCTGGAGGACGCGCGCGTACCAGAAGGCTGGCGCGGCCGGGTCGAAGGCGGGGTCGTCCCAGACCGCGCAGAGGGCCGCGGCGCCGCCCGCGTCGGGGCGCGGCGCGCAGGTCGCGGGGTCGACGCCGGCGGCGCCGGCGTCCCCGGCCACGTCGAAGACCTGCTCGTGCAGCGCGCCGTCCGGGCCGAGCCAGCCCTTCACGATCTGGAGCCGCTCGAGCGGCGCGCCCTCGGCCTCGGGATCGCGCAGCGCCTGGAGCGCGAAGCGCGGCGCCCGCGCGCCGGCCGGCGGGGGCGGGAGGACGGCGCCCATCGGCACGCCGCCCGCGTAGCCGGCCTGCGCGAAGTCCCGGGCGTCGCGCGCGCACAGGTCGTCCGGCAGCTCCCAGCCGGCGAAGACGCGCAGCCCGATGCGCGGCCCGCTCGTGCCGTAGGCCTCGCGGCGCCGCATCGCCGCGAAGAGCGCCTCGCGCGAGTTCTCCTCCGCCCAGAGCACCGCGAGCCCGCCCGGGTTGAACTCGACGTCGTCGACGAGCCCGGGCGGCAGCGCGCTCGCGGCCGGCGTGCCGGCCCCGCCGTGGCCGGGGTAGTCCGCGCTCTCGGCGACCAGGCCCGCGGCCGCGAGGTGCGAGTCGGTCCCGGCGACGAGGCCGAAGGCGAAGGGGTTGACCCCCTGCCGCGCGTAGGCGGCAAGGCCCTGCTTCAGCGCGTCGCGCACGAAGCTCGCGGCCGGCGGCTCGTCGGCGAGCCAGCGCACGAACTTGCCCTGGAAGTTCTGGTAGGGGAGCTTCTCGAAGCCACACTGCTCGTCCACGACGCCGGGGCCCGGGCGGCACTCGGAGTCGCCCTTGTGCTGCATCACCTCGACGAGCGGCTCGAGCGCGGCGCGCCGGCGCGCGTAGCCGGCGTCGGCGCCCGGCGGGAGCGCGAACATCCGGCCGTTGCCGAGGTTCGAGTTGTGCGGGATCACGAGCACGTCGCAGCCGGGCGCCGCCGGGCCCGCGCGCAGGCAGGTGCGCTCGAGCGCGGCCCACAGGCCCTCGGGCGTCGGCTCCTCGACCGAGCTGATCGGGAGCGCGGGCACCGCCGCGCTGCGGAACAGCACGTTGCGGTGCAGGTTGTCGCTGCCCGGTGCGGCGGTCCACTCGTAGCCGACGAAGGTGGTGAAGGCGCAGGCCGCGCTGGGGTCCTGGAAGGCCTCGGCCGCGGCCTGGATGTCGTTCCAGGGGTGGGCTGCGGCAGCGCGGCAGTCGCGCCCGTCCGGGCCGCAGAAGCCGCGGCGCTCGGGGTGCTCGGGATAGCTCGTGAGGGTGTTCATCACGAAGAAGGACGCGCGCGGCCAGCTCCGGTGCAGCCGGCACAGCATCGCGTCGTGTCCCGGAAGCCCCGGCGTCTCGCAGATCGTGACCTCGCCGAAGAGCTCCGCGTGGTCGGTGACAGCGGCGAAGTCGAGCGGGCGCGCGAGGCGGATCGTGCGCAGCGGCTGGCCGTCCGCCGTGTAGGGCTGGATCCCGATCGCCTCGCCGCGCGCGAAGCGGTAGGCCTCGTGGGGGCCGTTGCGGGTCCCCTGGGTGGCGGCGTCGAGCGAGTGGCGGGTGTGGACGTGGACGTCGCCGAAGAAGGCGCGGCGCAGCGGGTCGCGCGAGGCGCAGGCCACGCGCGCCTCGGCTGCCCGCGCGGCCGGCGCGCCTGCCACCCCCACCACCGACAGCACGAGGACCGCCACGACCTGCTTCCGCATCCTTCTCCCCCCCGGTAGGATCCGCGTCATGATGACGCGTCCGCCCTCGCCTGCCGCAGCGCCCACCGGCGGACCCTCGGGACGCCTGCGCGCGCTGCTCGAGAAGCCGGGCCTGCGGGTCATGCCCTGCTGCTTCGACGCGCTCTCGGCGCGCCTCGTCGAGCGCGCCGGCTTCGAGCTCACCTTCATGAGCGGCTTCGCGGTCGCCGCCGCCCGCCTGGCGCTGCCCGACACCGGCCTCGTCTCCTACGGCGAGATGGTCGAGCGCGGGCGCGAGATCTGTGCGGCCGTCTCGATCCCGGTGATCGGCGACGCCGACACCGGCTACGGCAACGCCGTGAACGCCAAGCGGACGGTGCGCGGCTACGCGCGCGCCGGCTTCGCCTGCGTGATGATCGAGGACCAGCTCGCGCCCAAGCGCTGCGGGCACACCCGCGGCAAGGCGGTGGTGGCGCGGGCCGAGGCGCTGGCCCGGATGCGCGCCGTGCTCGACGCGCGCGAGGAGGCGCGCGCCGAGGGCCACGACCTCCTCGTGATGGCGCGCACCGACGCGCGCGCCGGCCACGGGCTCGACGAGGCGATCGCGCGCGGCCGGGCCTTCGCGGAGCTCGGCGCAGACCTGGTCTTCGTCGAGGCGCCGCGCGACGAGGCCGAGCTGGCCCGGGTGGCGCGCGAGATTCCGGCGCCCGTGATGGCCAACCTCGTCGAGGACGGGGACACCCCCGCCCTGCCGCCCGCCCGGCTCGAGGCGCTCGGCTTCAAGATCGCCGCCTACCCGCTGACCCTCCTGCACGCCTCCGTGTACGCGATGCAGGAGGCGCTCGCGGGCCTGCGCGAGGGCCGGCCGCTCGAGCGCCGGCTCTCCTTCGCCGCCCTGCGCGAGCTGCTCGGCTTCGACGCCTACGACGCCGAGGCGAGCCGCTACGCCGGCGAGGGCGGCTAGGGTCGCAACCCTGCTCGTGCCCCGGGGGAGGGTCGATCACGACGCGAAGTCGGATCGATTTCCCCTCAAGCCCGCGAGCGCGAATCCCGATTCCCGAGGGGTCGCCCGGGTCCCCCTCCCGGGATGACGGAGCAGTCAGGAGTCGTCCGTGTCCCCCCATCCCCCCGTCCGCCGTCGCTCGCGCGGCCGGCGCAGCCTTGCCGCACGCCTCGCCCCCGCCCTGGCCTTCGTGCTCGTGGCCCCGGCCGCCCACGCCGTCTCGTTCACCGCGGTCACGCCCGCGCTCACCGCCGCGAACAGCACCAACCTGCTGGTCGACACGAACCGGCCGCCCGTCACCCGCGTCCGGGACCGGACCCTGGGCGTCGTGTCGAGCAGCGCGAACAGCTTCCAGACCCGCTACGCGATGCTGGTCGGCACCGACATCGGGAACCGCGCGTCCATCACCGAGAGCTTCACCGCGGACTACACGATCACGCTGTCGATCCTCGGCAACGCCGGTGAGCCCTGGTCGCTGCTGCTCGACACGAGCCGGGTCGGTGCGCTCACGATCCTGAACGACGGCAACGGCTCGGCCAGCGCGACGCTCGGTGCGGTCACGGGCGGAGCGACGGGTGGGGCCCTCGTCGGCAGCCTCGGGCTCGCCGCCGTGGGCACGGCCACCAACGCCGGCGTGGCCAACACCAGCGTCGACCTGCCCTTCTCGCAGCTCGGGAGCGCCCGGATCGACGGCGTCGGCACCGGTGCCGTGCAGACGGTGGTCCTGAGCTTCGCCTGGACCGCCAGCGCGACCTCGACCCGTCAGGGCAACAACGGCGACGAGGCCGCCGTCCGCATGGGGCGGACCTCCACCGCGAGCTCCTTCGCCGCCGACGACTATCCCGGCGTGGCCTTCCCGCGCACCCAGGCGCTCGACGGCCACTTCGTGACCGCGACCCTGGTCCCGGAGCCCCAGACGGCGCTGCTGCTCGGCGCGGGTCTGCTCGGACTCGCGGGCCTCGGGCGGCGGCGCGCCTGAGCGGACGCCGTCGCGCTCAGGCGCTCCCCGCGCCCCGCAGCGCGAGACGCACCTCGACGGCGCCGTCCTCCGGCAGGAACCGGCTGCGGAAGCCCAGCGCGTGGGCCAGCTCGAGCATCGCGCGGTTGTCCGGCAGCACCTGTCCGACCAGCTCGCCCGTGCCGCGCGCCCGGCAGTAGCGGATCATCTTCTCGAGCAGCGCGCGGCCGAGCCCGCGCCCCTTCTGGTCCGAGCGCACGACGATCGCGAACTCCGCGTGCTCGTTGTCGGGATCGGTGATCGTGCGCACCACCCCGAGCGTCCCGGGCGCGCCGGTGGCGGGCAGGGCCAGGAAGGCCATCTCGCGGTCGTAGTCGATCTGGGTGAAGCGGGCCATCTGCGAGTGGGGGAGCTTGCGCACCAGGTTGAAGAAGCGGAAGCGGATGTCCTCGGGCTCGAGCTGGTCGTGGAACGCGTGATGGGCCGGCTCGTCCTCGGGCCGGATCGGCCGTAGCAGCACCTGCGCCCCGTCGCGCAGCGCGATCGTCTCCTCCTGCTCCCGCGGATAGGGCCGGATCGCGAGGTGCGCGCCCGCCGCGGCCCCGGCACGCCGGACGCGGATGCGCGCGTCGAGCGCCAGCACGCCGGCCGCGTCGGCCAGCAGCGGATTCACGTCGAGCTCGACGACCTCGGGCAGATCGACGGCGATCTGGGCCACCTGGACCAGGGCGTGCGCCAGCGCGTCGAGGTCGGCGGGGGGGTGCTGCCGCCAGCCCGCGAGCAGGCGCGACACGCGCGTGCGTGAGATCAGCTCGCGGGCCAGGCTCGCGTTGAGCGGTGGCAGCGCCATGGCGCGATCCGCGATCACCTCGACGGCCGTCCCGCCCTGCCCGAAGAGCACGACCGGCCCGAAGATCGGGTCGCTGGCGATCCCCGCGATCAGCTCGAGCGCCCCGGGCCGGCGCGCCATCGCCTGCACCGTGTAGCCCGTGAGGTGCGCCCCGGGCGCGAGCACACGGAGGCGCTCGGCCATGCGCTCCGCGGCGCGCCGCACGGCCCCGGGCCCCTCGAGGTCGAGGGCGACGCCGCCCACGTCGGACTTGTGCGTCACGTCGGGCGAGAGGATCTTGAGCGCGACCGGAGAGCCGATCGCCTCCGCGAGCTCGACCGCCTGCTCCGCGTCGCGCGCCACGCGCGTCTCCACCACCGGCACGCGATAGGCGGCGAGCACCGCCTTGGCCTCGGCCTCGCTCAGGAGCTCGCGCCCCTCGGCCAGCGCCGCCTCGATCACCCGGCGCGCGTCGCTGCCGGGCAGCGCCCCGTCCTCGGGCAGCGAGGGTGGCGTCTCGGCCAGCAGCTCCTGGTTGCGCCGGAAGGCCAGCAGGTGCGCGCAGGCCGCGATCGCGTCGTCGGGGCTCTCGTAGCTCGCGATGCCGGCCTCGCGCAGGATGCGGCGCGCGGCCTCGGCGTGGCCGACCCAGCTCGTCACGACGCTCGGCAGCGCCGCGCGGCGCGCCCCGAGGCCCCCGAGCGCGCGCGCGACCGCGCGCGCCGCCTCCTCGCCAGAGGCGATCGCGGTCGGCGCGTGGAGCGCCAGCACCACGTCGACGCCCGGGTCCTCGAGCACGATCCCGAGCGCCCGCTCGTAGCGCGCGCCGTCGGCGTCGCCGATCAGGTCCACCGGGTTGGCGCGCGACCAGGTCCGGGGCAGCACGGCGTCGAGGCGCTCGATCGTGGCCGGCGCGAGCGCGGCGAGCGTGCCTCCGCGCGCGACGAGCGTGTCGGTCGCGAGCACCGCCAGGCCGCCCCCGTTCGAAACGATCGCCATGCGGTTGCCGCGCAGGCGCGGCGAGCGCACCAGGGTCTCGGCGGCGTCGAAGAGCTCCTGGATGGTGTCGACGCGGAGCATGCCGGCGCGTCGCAGCGCCGCGTCGAAGACCTCGTCGGCGCCGGCCAGCCGGCCGGTGTGCGAGAGCGCCGCCTGTGCACTCGCGGGGCTGCGGCCGGCCTTCAGGACCAGGACGGGCTTGTTGCGGGCGGCCGCACGTGCCGCGGAGAGGAACTTGCGGGCCGCCCGCGGCGCGCCGCCCTGCTGGCCCGGGAGGCTCTCCAGGTAGAGCAGGATGGCGTGCGTCCCGGGATCGGCGCCGAACCAGTCGAGCAGGTCCGCCGCGTCCACGTCGGCGGTGTCGCCCACCGACGCGAAGCACGAGAAGCCGACCCGCGCCTCGCGCGCCCAGTCGAGCACGGCCGTACAGATCGCGCCGGACTGGGACACGAAGGCGAGCTCGCCGGGCAGGGCCCCGACGTGGGCGAAGCTCGCGTCGAGGCCGATGCCCGGGACGAGCAGGCCCAGGCAGTTCGGGCCGAGCAGCCGGAAGCCGCGCCGGCCCACGGCCTCGTCGAGCGCTGCGCGCAGCGGCCGGCCGCTGCCGTCGGTCGTGCTGCCGAACCCGGCCGTCAGGACCACGGCGGCGCGGGTCCCGGCGTCGGCCAGCGCCGCGACGATCCCGGGCACGGCCGCCGGGGGCGTGCAGATCACGGCCAGGTCGGGCACCACCGGCAGGCGCTTCACGTCGGGGTAGGCGAGCACGCCCGCGACGGCCTGGTCGCGCGGGTGGACCGGCATCACCGGCCCCTGGAAGCCGCCGCGCAGCAGGTTGCGCATCACCACGGCGCCGACGCTGCCCGCGGTGTTGGACGCCCCGACCACGGCGATGCTGCGCGGGCGCAGGAGGAGCTCGAGGTTCCGGACGCTCATCGCTGCGGCGCAGGGTAGCCCTGCCCCGCGCTCGGACCCCTCGCTGCAGGCCGGGCGCTGCACTGCAGCGGCGGCGCTGCACGGGGCCGCCCGCGCCGGGTGCGGAGCGCGGGCCGCGCAGCGCTCCGCGGCGGCACGCGTCTTGCGATGCCCGGGGGCATGCTCGCCAAGTGGCCGTGCCCGTTCCACACTCCCCCGCGCTGCGGCGCGCCCCGGCTGGAGCCGCGGGCCGGAGAGCGCCGCGGGCAGGGCACAGGAGACCCCCCGATGGCCGACCCCCCGCAGCGCGGACGCCGCCGCTCCCGCGGCCGCCACCACCGGGATCGGGACTTCGCGGGCTCCTGGGAGGAGACGGGCCGGGACGTCGCCGAGCGGGTGCGCGAGGAGCTCGAGGGCTGGGCGGCGCGCAGGCCCCGGGGCCGGGAGCGGCCGGAGCCCTCGCCCGAAGCGGTGGCGCTGCGCGAGGCACGCGCCGCGGTGGCGCGCCGCATGGGCTTCTTCGCGCACGCCGTTCCCTACACGATCGTGTGCACGTTCCTGCTCTTCGTGGCCGGCTTCCGGCCCGCCCTGATCACCGCCATGTCGTGGGGCATCGGGCTCGGGATCCACGGCTTCTTCGCGCTGATCGCGCCCGACCTGCGCCGGCGCTGGACCGAGGAGGAGGTGCGGCGCCGGGTACCCGACGCACTCGCCCACAAGCGGCTCGAGCTCGAGGACCGCCACGCGCGCAACCTCGAGCACCTGTCGGCCTCGATCGCGCACGAGATCCGCAACCCGATCACGGCCGCCAAGAGCCTGCTCCAGCAGATGGGCGAGGACCCCCATTCGGTCGAGAACGTCGAGTAC from Deltaproteobacteria bacterium includes these protein-coding regions:
- a CDS encoding PEP-CTERM sorting domain-containing protein (PEP-CTERM proteins occur, often in large numbers, in the proteomes of bacteria that also encode an exosortase, a predicted intramembrane cysteine proteinase. The presence of a PEP-CTERM domain at a protein's C-terminus predicts cleavage within the sorting domain, followed by covalent anchoring to some some component of the (usually Gram-negative) cell surface. Many PEP-CTERM proteins exhibit an unusual sequence composition that includes large numbers of potential glycosylation sites. Expression of one such protein has been shown restore the ability of a bacterium to form floc, a type of biofilm.); the protein is MSPHPPVRRRSRGRRSLAARLAPALAFVLVAPAAHAVSFTAVTPALTAANSTNLLVDTNRPPVTRVRDRTLGVVSSSANSFQTRYAMLVGTDIGNRASITESFTADYTITLSILGNAGEPWSLLLDTSRVGALTILNDGNGSASATLGAVTGGATGGALVGSLGLAAVGTATNAGVANTSVDLPFSQLGSARIDGVGTGAVQTVVLSFAWTASATSTRQGNNGDEAAVRMGRTSTASSFAADDYPGVAFPRTQALDGHFVTATLVPEPQTALLLGAGLLGLAGLGRRRA
- a CDS encoding bifunctional acetate--CoA ligase family protein/GNAT family N-acetyltransferase; this translates as MSVRNLELLLRPRSIAVVGASNTAGSVGAVVMRNLLRGGFQGPVMPVHPRDQAVAGVLAYPDVKRLPVVPDLAVICTPPAAVPGIVAALADAGTRAAVVLTAGFGSTTDGSGRPLRAALDEAVGRRGFRLLGPNCLGLLVPGIGLDASFAHVGALPGELAFVSQSGAICTAVLDWAREARVGFSCFASVGDTADVDAADLLDWFGADPGTHAILLYLESLPGQQGGAPRAARKFLSAARAAARNKPVLVLKAGRSPASAQAALSHTGRLAGADEVFDAALRRAGMLRVDTIQELFDAAETLVRSPRLRGNRMAIVSNGGGLAVLATDTLVARGGTLAALAPATIERLDAVLPRTWSRANPVDLIGDADGARYERALGIVLEDPGVDVVLALHAPTAIASGEEAARAVARALGGLGARRAALPSVVTSWVGHAEAARRILREAGIASYESPDDAIAACAHLLAFRRNQELLAETPPSLPEDGALPGSDARRVIEAALAEGRELLSEAEAKAVLAAYRVPVVETRVARDAEQAVELAEAIGSPVALKILSPDVTHKSDVGGVALDLEGPGAVRRAAERMAERLRVLAPGAHLTGYTVQAMARRPGALELIAGIASDPIFGPVVLFGQGGTAVEVIADRAMALPPLNASLARELISRTRVSRLLAGWRQHPPADLDALAHALVQVAQIAVDLPEVVELDVNPLLADAAGVLALDARIRVRRAGAAAGAHLAIRPYPREQEETIALRDGAQVLLRPIRPEDEPAHHAFHDQLEPEDIRFRFFNLVRKLPHSQMARFTQIDYDREMAFLALPATGAPGTLGVVRTITDPDNEHAEFAIVVRSDQKGRGLGRALLEKMIRYCRARGTGELVGQVLPDNRAMLELAHALGFRSRFLPEDGAVEVRLALRGAGSA
- a CDS encoding ATP-binding protein, which encodes MADPPQRGRRRSRGRHHRDRDFAGSWEETGRDVAERVREELEGWAARRPRGRERPEPSPEAVALREARAAVARRMGFFAHAVPYTIVCTFLLFVAGFRPALITAMSWGIGLGIHGFFALIAPDLRRRWTEEEVRRRVPDALAHKRLELEDRHARNLEHLSASIAHEIRNPITAAKSLLQQMGEDPHSVENVEYASVALQELERVERSISHLLRYARDEELRPERVVMAEVVGSALDTLQERTARAGVVLHVDAAAAGALVGDPEKLRRVVLNLVGNALDALEGQRSPAPRVDVEAGENLAGSEVWLRVRDNGAGIPAERLAEIWTPFRTSKANGTGLGLAIVRKIVEAHGGAIEVESAPGRGTTFLVTLPRQGLAEASR